Part of the Temnothorax longispinosus isolate EJ_2023e chromosome 5, Tlon_JGU_v1, whole genome shotgun sequence genome is shown below.
CAGTCGGTTATCCTTCGCGTATGATCTCTTACGCTCAGACTCCTCATCTCTTTGTTATTTATCGTATTTCACTCCGCTCGCTCTTGACGATAGTTTATTACGCTCGCGAGTCGGCTGGAGTTATCTCGAGTACCTCATCGTCTACGCGAGATCTAAGTGACGTTCCTCGCAACGAGTACACGACTCACAGCAGATATGGAAATTTCTCTTCGCCTTCCTCTTCCGTCTCGCTGGACTCTTGACTGGACGGAGGCGTGTCCAACTGGGGCAGGCCGAGATCCAGATATTCCTAATGTCGAAGAAGCATGTTAAGATCAAGACTGCTGCTACAAAAATCCTGCTTTATTTATCGATATGCGCGGATATCGCGACTCACCTCGTTCGCCGTTATCGTTAATATTCTGTCGAGATCGATGACCAGTTCTTCAAAGTTCGGCCTTTCGCCCGGTTGATAACTCCAACAGTCTCTCATGAGCATATATCTATAAGCAAGGAATCGAGGAGTATATTCTCTCGAAAATGAAACGTATATCGAGTGCGTTATGTAGGCAGATTGCGTATAAAGCATGCCTTACATTTCGATCGAGCAGCAGGGCGGCTTCTCCATTCGATGGCCCGATCGAAGTAACTGGAATAATTTCTCGACCGACGGCACGGACGGATAAGGCGTGCCGCCCAGCGTCATAATCTCCCACAACAGAATCCCGTACGACCATCtggaagaaatgaaaattgttAAGGGATAAAGATAAACGCGAAAGAATTATAagtcgaaataattaaataaaattctctgTTGGAggaaagaattattattcttggACACTCACACGTCGGACTGAGTGGTGTAAATACGGTGAAACAGAGCCTCTGGGGCCATCCACTTCACCGGCAACCGTCCGTCCGTTGTCTTTCTGTAGTAATCGTGGCAATGAATGTCCCTGGCGAGACCGAAGTCAGCGATCTTCAGCACGTATTCGTCGCTGACGAGGACATTCCTGGCCGCCAAGTCTCTGTGTATACACCTCCTACTGGCCAGGTACTCCATCCCACGCGCCACTTGGTACGCGAACGAGACCAGATCCTTCTGCGTGAGGGTCCTTCGTTCCTTCGGCTCTTGTCCGATAGCCGGTTCGTATCCCGCGGTGGGTCTGTGGTCTCGGAGGAAATCTCGTAGATTGCCGTGAGGAGCGAACTCCACTACGACGTATAGAGGACCGTTCTGAGTACAGGCACCCAGCAAATTGATAATGTTCACGTGCTTGCCGATCATCTTCATCATCTCCATCTCCGAAACCAGATCCATCATCTCGGTGTCCGTGTGACCCTCTGTTAACGagaatatagatatgtataaaatataagattacatctttctttttctcctctatGCAATCGtaatcgtatatttttatttgctcaCCTTTCAACATTTTTACTGCTACGACGCTGGGTATTCCGGGTTTACCGGTGTTCGTCTCAGCCCTGACGACCTTGCCGAAGGCTCCTTCGCCTAAGGTATTTCCAAACGTGAAATATTCCCTCGGCAATTCCCAAGCGCTGTCCAGTGGCAGCTCGTACTCGGACACGTTGTCGCTGGTGTTGTCCTCGGCGATGACGGTGGACTTTTGTTTCTCGATCTTCACCACCGGCATCAGCAGCTCCCCTTCTGCGTTCTGCGCGTTCACCAATTTCTGCTTCTCCACGATCACCTTCTTGGTCCATTGCGTGACGACCGCTGCTCGCGCCGTTTCTATCGCGAGCAGCTTCTTCATCTTCTCGCGTTTCAATCGATGGAAGATGTATATCACTACGACGACACCCACGGCAAAGAATATGCATAGAATGCCCGCTAGAACGTTCACTAGGATCTGCGGCTTCGCGGCTAGCGGTACTCTCTGCTCGTCCAGtgctgaataaattttataaaatcaatatatgtacaatagcTTACTTGCCTTTTGTACTccacttaaaaatattttgttcctATGAACGGTACGCTTAAAAACTTCAAAAAACAAAACTGGGTTGTAACACACTCACTTTCGTGATCTACTACACGTAGATAAGCGTTAGCAAATGTTTCCCCTAAAGTGTTCTGGGCAATACACGTGTACCATCCCTCGTCCTTTTCAGTAACGTTGTACAGATTCAGCTCTTCAGGATTTTCTGCTCCCTTGTTTCCAGCCTATGTCGAACGAAAAACGCCACTGTTAATTGTTTGATGCGTTAATCAAACGTACAgcgatatttacataaatacgtGAGCGCACATTTTAATTTGCTTCTTTGATAAATGTTAGGACAGCACAGAGCCACATTAAGTTAGCAATATTCGAAAGATTCGAATTTGAAAGCAAAGATCGAAAGAAAGCGATTAAAAGAACAGATCGCGAAGTTTGCATGCAAGCTGCGCCCACCTTGACCTCCACTCGTAAGCTCTGATTGGTCTTGTTGACGGTGTCGAAAGAAGTATGATAACCATGATACCATTCGAGATGACGATGAGCATCGGATAACACCTTGCAGTTCATACTAACGTTCCTTCCGACAACTACCGTGGTATTTCGTGGTGGAATCGTCAGGATTGGTCGATGCGCTACTGTCTCtacagagaaaaagaaaccCAACCACCAATAACGTTAAACCAACAATAATGAAACAAGAAATACATAGAGAATTCAGCTGTTCAAGTTATCTGGAATATTTTTACGCCTGTAAAAACGGAAAGATGTGTGAAAATAAAAGCTCGTAACATAGAAAAATAGACAGACGGATCAAGTCTGTTTgctaaattgtaaaatagatGTGGCGGTCGGAGCAACATCCGCCTACACGTACGCAACCCGAACCACCACAAtagataaatgtattatttacataaaaaaatatagcaccCATTAAATCACGTTTAATTCTCCTTCTTACAGAGTCAATGTCCTGTATGTGTAATGTTTtgatttctatatataaaatagattggaataaaataaagcgtaaaaagaaataagaagatCCGCAACCGAGAAGCGAGAGAGACATATGCTGCAAAATGAAATAATCGAATTTGTTAATCACTAGGACAGAGTCTTCTTCGTCCAAAcctgaaaaaattttgagaatagTTTACCCTACACCATTGAGTTAGCACGGCAACAAAGTATTACGATTAAAcgaatttgttaaagaaaattcgtcgattaaatgaattttctaaaaaaaaagaatggagataaataaatgatcAGGACCCAGGACCCTCCACCACCATCATCGCGATAAATGGCGGCTGTACCTGGATCAGAGTCCCTTTGGCTTTGGGCGAGTCCTCTTGATCGCCGGGATATTCGGCGACTTTATACCATTCTATATACGGTTCGAGATCGGAGACAATGGGGCACCTGAAGGTCGCGGTACTGTTAACCAGAGCAGTCACGTTCTTCGGGTAGTCCTCATTGATGTACGGCTTATGCGGGAAACGCTCTGCGGTTTCGTTAACATCTTAAGTCCGCGCACGACAAGTCGTGCGTCCGCGTAAATAACACGGACGCGGCACAAAATTGTTGCATGTTGCAACAACGAAACGACCGAACTCACGTAGCAAGCAAAGAGAATCGCGTCTCTACTCACCGATAATGTCGACTTTGAAGGTATAGTTGATGCAGCCCAGATAATTGCACACGATGCACGTGTAATTGCCGCTGTCCTTGGTAACGAGATCCTCCAACCTCAGGGTCCACTTGGTACGGATCACGACGCCAAGATCCCGTCTTGGTTCCTCGTTGTTCTTCAGCCACGTGATGTTCGGCTTGGGATTGCCCACGCTCGGGCATCTCAATCGCATCGTGCTGCCGGCGGGC
Proteins encoded:
- the LOC139812866 gene encoding fibroblast growth factor receptor homolog 1 isoform X1, giving the protein MSGVERVEMATICIIFGILAILGVGLTQGRTVRLDEINPDVVVSVGEKLNLRCQNFNFETTWYKDDEALHKSTSRIRVNKQLLKFKYVEMDDTGVYSCRLESNETIEWKNVSVRVENLQNDGFENEGEDRSGAMNVLRPEDGSNDLETETRNLPETRSLHMDTEKLDADLDEKSEQDAEDEHNQKVPESPPSFNKTDEMHLTVVKPAGSTMRLRCPSVGNPKPNITWLKNNEEPRRDLGVVIRTKWTLRLEDLVTKDSGNYTCIVCNYLGCINYTFKVDIIETVAHRPILTIPPRNTTVVVGRNVSMNCKVLSDAHRHLEWYHGYHTSFDTVNKTNQSLRVEVKAGNKGAENPEELNLYNVTEKDEGWYTCIAQNTLGETFANAYLRVVDHETLDEQRVPLAAKPQILVNVLAGILCIFFAVGVVVVIYIFHRLKREKMKKLLAIETARAAVVTQWTKKVIVEKQKLVNAQNAEGELLMPVVKIEKQKSTVIAEDNTSDNVSEYELPLDSAWELPREYFTFGNTLGEGAFGKVVRAETNTGKPGIPSVVAVKMLKEGHTDTEMMDLVSEMEMMKMIGKHVNIINLLGACTQNGPLYVVVEFAPHGNLRDFLRDHRPTAGYEPAIGQEPKERRTLTQKDLVSFAYQVARGMEYLASRRCIHRDLAARNVLVSDEYVLKIADFGLARDIHCHDYYRKTTDGRLPVKWMAPEALFHRIYTTQSDVWSYGILLWEIMTLGGTPYPSVPSVEKLFQLLRSGHRMEKPPCCSIEIYMLMRDCWSYQPGERPNFEELVIDLDRILTITANEEYLDLGLPQLDTPPSSQESSETEEEGEEKFPYLL
- the LOC139812866 gene encoding fibroblast growth factor receptor homolog 1 isoform X3, encoding MATICIIFGILAILGVGLTQGRTVRLDEINPDVVVSVGEKLNLRCQNFNFETTWYKDDEALHKSTSRIRVNKQLLKFKYVEMDDTGVYSCRLESNETIEWKNVSVRVENLQNDGFENEGEDRSGAMNVLRPEDGSNDLETETRNLPETRSLHMDTEKLDADLDEKSEQDAEDEHNQKVPESPPSFNKTDEMHLTVVKPAGSTMRLRCPSVGNPKPNITWLKNNEEPRRDLGVVIRTKWTLRLEDLVTKDSGNYTCIVCNYLGCINYTFKVDIIETVAHRPILTIPPRNTTVVVGRNVSMNCKVLSDAHRHLEWYHGYHTSFDTVNKTNQSLRVEVKAGNKGAENPEELNLYNVTEKDEGWYTCIAQNTLGETFANAYLRVVDHETLDEQRVPLAAKPQILVNVLAGILCIFFAVGVVVVIYIFHRLKREKMKKLLAIETARAAVVTQWTKKVIVEKQKLVNAQNAEGELLMPVVKIEKQKSTVIAEDNTSDNVSEYELPLDSAWELPREYFTFGNTLGEGAFGKVVRAETNTGKPGIPSVVAVKMLKEGHTDTEMMDLVSEMEMMKMIGKHVNIINLLGACTQNGPLYVVVEFAPHGNLRDFLRDHRPTAGYEPAIGQEPKERRTLTQKDLVSFAYQVARGMEYLASRRCIHRDLAARNVLVSDEYVLKIADFGLARDIHCHDYYRKTTDGRLPVKWMAPEALFHRIYTTQSDVWSYGILLWEIMTLGGTPYPSVPSVEKLFQLLRSGHRMEKPPCCSIEIYMLMRDCWSYQPGERPNFEELVIDLDRILTITANEEYLDLGLPQLDTPPSSQESSETEEEGEEKFPYLL
- the LOC139812866 gene encoding fibroblast growth factor receptor homolog 1 isoform X2; this translates as MSGVERVEMATICIIFGILAILGVGLTQGRTVRLDEINPDVVVSVGEKLNLRCQNFNFETTWYKDDEALHKSTSRIRVNKQLLKFKYVEMDDTGVYSCRLESNETIEWKNVSVRVENLQNDGFENEGEDRSGAMNVLRPEDGSNDLETETRNLPETRSLHMDTEKLDADLDEKSEQDAEDEHNQKVPESPPSFNKTDEMHLTVVKPAGSTMRLRCPSVGNPKPNITWLKNNEEPRRDLGVVIRTKWTLRLEDLVTKDSGNYTCIVCNYLGCINYTFKVDIIERFPHKPYINEDYPKNVTALVNSTATFRCPIVSDLEPYIEWYKVAEYPGDQEDSPKAKGTLIQAGNKGAENPEELNLYNVTEKDEGWYTCIAQNTLGETFANAYLRVVDHETLDEQRVPLAAKPQILVNVLAGILCIFFAVGVVVVIYIFHRLKREKMKKLLAIETARAAVVTQWTKKVIVEKQKLVNAQNAEGELLMPVVKIEKQKSTVIAEDNTSDNVSEYELPLDSAWELPREYFTFGNTLGEGAFGKVVRAETNTGKPGIPSVVAVKMLKEGHTDTEMMDLVSEMEMMKMIGKHVNIINLLGACTQNGPLYVVVEFAPHGNLRDFLRDHRPTAGYEPAIGQEPKERRTLTQKDLVSFAYQVARGMEYLASRRCIHRDLAARNVLVSDEYVLKIADFGLARDIHCHDYYRKTTDGRLPVKWMAPEALFHRIYTTQSDVWSYGILLWEIMTLGGTPYPSVPSVEKLFQLLRSGHRMEKPPCCSIEIYMLMRDCWSYQPGERPNFEELVIDLDRILTITANEEYLDLGLPQLDTPPSSQESSETEEEGEEKFPYLL